GCCTCTCCCAGAAATAAACTTAGAGGACTTTCAAAAGATTGATCTACGTGTGGGGGAAATTTTAGCAGTTGAACGATTAGAAGGGACCAACAAACTCTTGGTTCTTCAAGTGAATTTAGGTGATGAGGAAAGAACGTTAGTGGCTGGTCTTGCTCCTTATTATTCCCCAGAAGAAATGGTCGGGAAAAAGATCATCGTATTGGCCAATTTAAAACCGGCAAATATTCGTGGAATCAAATCCCAAGGCATGCTATTGGCTGCTGATGATGGACAAGGGACCGTGAGCTTTTTAACTCTTGATCGGGATATGATACCAGGTAGTAAGGTGAGATGAGTTTTTGGATTGATACCCATGCTCATTTAGATGGACAGGAGTTTGATCCCGATCGGTGCGAGGTTATACGAAGAGCAGAAGAGGTTGGTGTAAAACGGATTATCAATGCTTCCTCTTCTCTTTCTTCGTGTCGCGAATCGCTTCGGATTGCTTTTGATTACCCCTCAGTATTTGTTGCCATAGGAATACATCCTCAGGAGATCAAAGAATCCCTTCCTGATTT
This is a stretch of genomic DNA from Candidatus Atribacteria bacterium ADurb.Bin276. It encodes these proteins:
- the metG_2 gene encoding Methionine--tRNA ligase, which codes for MPLPEINLEDFQKIDLRVGEILAVERLEGTNKLLVLQVNLGDEERTLVAGLAPYYSPEEMVGKKIIVLANLKPANIRGIKSQGMLLAADDGQGTVSFLTLDRDMIPGSKVR